Proteins encoded in a region of the Saccharothrix ecbatanensis genome:
- a CDS encoding NAD-dependent epimerase/dehydratase family protein, with protein MRILVLGGTVFLSKATAVEAVRRGHEVVCAARGESGRVPDGATHVAVDRNVGLGPLVGSHFDAVVDVAKMSVTWVRDALRSVTADHWTFISSCSAYADHSTPGSTATFAPLEDDADAPSSPDRYGAIKVASENAVHDALDGRAFIVRAGLITGPGDPSDRFGYWPNRLARGGRVAVPDAPDQAAQHIDVRNLATWIVDAAEHRVTGTYDAIGPANPLSLVLGEIAGAVAPQGTELVRIPEPVLQRHGVAPWVGPRSLPLWLPPTHRAMMFRDAGPALAAGLRVRPTSDTALDTLEHERALGPDRTRRAGLTPDVEDALLLDVG; from the coding sequence ATGCGCATCCTGGTGCTCGGTGGCACGGTTTTCCTCAGCAAGGCGACTGCCGTCGAGGCGGTCCGGCGCGGGCACGAGGTGGTCTGCGCGGCGCGTGGGGAGTCGGGGCGGGTGCCAGACGGCGCGACGCACGTCGCCGTCGACCGGAACGTCGGGCTCGGCCCGCTGGTGGGCTCCCACTTCGACGCGGTCGTGGACGTGGCCAAGATGTCCGTCACCTGGGTCCGGGACGCGCTGAGATCGGTCACCGCCGACCACTGGACCTTCATCTCCAGCTGCTCCGCCTACGCCGACCACTCCACCCCCGGCAGCACGGCCACCTTCGCCCCGCTGGAAGACGACGCCGACGCTCCTTCGTCCCCCGACCGCTACGGCGCGATCAAGGTGGCAAGCGAGAACGCCGTCCATGACGCGCTCGACGGCCGCGCCTTCATCGTCCGCGCGGGCCTCATCACCGGCCCCGGCGACCCGAGCGACCGGTTCGGCTACTGGCCCAACCGGCTCGCGCGGGGCGGCCGGGTCGCGGTCCCCGACGCGCCCGACCAGGCCGCCCAGCACATCGACGTGCGCAACCTCGCAACCTGGATCGTGGACGCCGCCGAACACCGCGTCACCGGCACCTACGACGCCATCGGCCCGGCCAACCCGCTGTCCCTCGTCCTCGGCGAGATCGCGGGCGCGGTGGCGCCGCAGGGCACCGAATTGGTCCGCATCCCCGAGCCCGTCCTCCAGCGGCACGGCGTCGCGCCGTGGGTCGGGCCGCGTTCACTGCCGCTGTGGCTGCCGCCGACCCACCGCGCGATGATGTTCCGCGACGCGGGACCGGCACTGGCCGCCGGCCTCCGGGTCCGCCCCACGTCCGACACGGCGCTGGACACGCTGGAGCACGAACGCGCCCTCGGTCCCGACCGCACCCGCCGCGCGGGGCTGACGCCGGACGTCGAGGACGCGCTCCTGCTGGACGTCGGCTGA
- a CDS encoding MBL fold metallo-hydrolase: MLIIHFGHSCLLVDTGEARLLFDPGTFSTGFELVEELDAILITHDHPDHVDTGKLPSLRAANPGARLIAPFDLEGAEIVKPGDSLDIKNTAVNVVNAPHEVIHPTIERPLNVGYLVDHGAFYHPGDSLTVPDQRIDILGLPTAAPWMKVSDAVDFLAKVGPRKAVPIHEAILAKTELFYRVLKGTAPEGVDVVVLPRGEAIEL, encoded by the coding sequence ATGCTGATCATCCACTTCGGACACTCGTGCCTGCTTGTCGACACCGGCGAGGCCCGGCTGCTGTTCGACCCCGGCACGTTCTCGACGGGGTTCGAGCTGGTCGAAGAGCTCGACGCGATCCTGATCACGCACGACCACCCCGACCACGTCGACACCGGGAAGCTGCCCAGCCTGCGCGCGGCCAACCCCGGCGCCCGGCTGATCGCGCCGTTCGACCTCGAAGGCGCGGAGATCGTCAAGCCCGGCGATTCCCTCGACATCAAGAACACCGCGGTGAACGTCGTCAACGCGCCGCACGAGGTCATCCACCCGACCATCGAACGGCCGTTGAACGTCGGCTACCTGGTCGACCACGGCGCGTTCTACCACCCCGGCGACTCGCTGACCGTGCCCGACCAGCGCATCGACATCCTCGGCCTGCCCACCGCCGCACCGTGGATGAAGGTCTCCGACGCGGTGGACTTCCTGGCAAAGGTCGGTCCGCGCAAGGCCGTGCCGATCCACGAGGCGATCCTGGCGAAGACGGAGCTGTTCTACCGCGTCCTCAAAGGCACCGCGCCGGAAGGTGTGGACGTCGTCGTGCTGCCCCGCGGTGAGGCGATCGAGTTGTAG
- a CDS encoding DUF2334 domain-containing protein, producing MVADLVVSLSGIGPSTLARCADLTDELDRRRVPLSLLLAPRKAVPGDALTWVRHRVAAGDALVLHGFDHQPDPTHRAVSLRRRAEFSALPAHEAGLRLVAARTGLERLGLATDVFAPPCWLASPGTVVALRRHRFVVCADMAGVRNLRTGSVQPGRVRMVSEHWSYLLGVGRAARRGGLVRIGVDAASLDHIGQREVLLEAVDLALHHGASPTTYNSIASPRGSTTTSTPSGAVPLRTR from the coding sequence ATGGTCGCCGACCTCGTGGTTTCGCTGTCCGGCATCGGACCGAGCACGCTCGCCCGATGCGCCGACCTGACCGACGAACTGGACCGGCGGCGGGTGCCGTTGTCGCTGCTCCTCGCGCCCCGCAAGGCCGTGCCCGGTGACGCTTTGACCTGGGTCCGCCACCGCGTGGCGGCGGGCGATGCGCTGGTCCTGCACGGTTTCGACCACCAGCCGGACCCGACGCACCGGGCGGTGTCGCTGCGCCGCCGTGCCGAGTTCTCCGCGCTGCCCGCGCACGAGGCCGGCCTGCGGCTGGTCGCCGCGCGGACCGGGTTGGAACGGTTGGGGCTGGCCACCGACGTGTTCGCGCCGCCGTGCTGGCTGGCCTCACCGGGAACGGTGGTCGCGTTGCGCCGGCACCGGTTCGTGGTGTGCGCGGACATGGCGGGCGTGCGGAACCTGCGCACCGGCTCGGTCCAGCCGGGGCGGGTGCGGATGGTCAGCGAGCACTGGAGCTACCTGCTCGGCGTCGGCCGGGCGGCGCGGCGTGGCGGGCTCGTGCGGATCGGGGTGGACGCCGCGTCGCTCGACCACATCGGGCAGCGCGAGGTGCTGCTGGAAGCCGTCGACCTGGCGCTGCACCACGGCGCGTCCCCGACCACCTACAACTCGATCGCCTCACCGCGGGGCAGCACGACGACGTCCACACCTTCCGGCGCGGTGCCTTTGAGGACGCGGTAG
- a CDS encoding phosphoribosylaminoimidazolesuccinocarboxamide synthase, giving the protein MPKLAEYRQVAAGKVRQIHEVDDELLLFVASDRISAFDHVLTTEIPDKGRVLTAMSVFWFEKFADLVPNHLVAWDDPRIPAEVRGRALLVRRLEMVQVECVARGYLTGSGMAEYRQTGSVCGIDLPSGLVEASELTPPIFTPATKAELGSHDENVSYAHVEAAVGASLATRLRDTTLEVYGAGREYARSRGVILADTKFEFGLDRSGTLVLGDEVLTPDSSRYWPADGYEPGRAQPSFDKQYVRDWLTSDASGWDRASDTPPPPLPDDVVAATRARYVEAYERITGRSFAEWPSPE; this is encoded by the coding sequence GTGCCCAAGCTCGCTGAATACCGGCAGGTCGCCGCAGGCAAGGTCCGTCAGATCCACGAGGTGGACGACGAGTTGCTGCTGTTCGTGGCGTCCGACCGGATCTCCGCCTTCGACCACGTGCTGACCACGGAGATCCCCGACAAGGGTCGGGTGCTCACCGCGATGAGCGTGTTCTGGTTCGAGAAGTTCGCGGACCTGGTGCCCAACCACCTGGTGGCGTGGGACGACCCGCGCATCCCCGCCGAGGTGCGCGGCCGGGCGCTGCTGGTGCGTCGGCTGGAGATGGTCCAGGTGGAGTGCGTGGCGCGCGGCTACCTGACCGGGTCGGGGATGGCCGAGTACCGGCAGACCGGGTCGGTGTGCGGCATCGACCTGCCGTCGGGCCTGGTCGAGGCGTCCGAGCTGACCCCGCCGATCTTCACCCCGGCGACCAAGGCCGAGCTCGGGTCGCACGACGAGAACGTGTCGTACGCGCACGTCGAGGCGGCGGTGGGCGCTTCCCTGGCCACCCGTCTGCGGGACACCACGCTGGAGGTCTACGGCGCGGGGCGCGAGTACGCCCGGTCGCGCGGCGTGATCCTGGCCGACACGAAGTTCGAGTTCGGGCTGGACCGGTCCGGGACGCTGGTGCTCGGCGACGAGGTGCTGACGCCGGACTCGTCGCGGTACTGGCCCGCGGACGGGTACGAGCCGGGGCGCGCGCAGCCGTCGTTCGACAAGCAGTACGTGCGCGACTGGCTCACCTCGGACGCCTCCGGCTGGGACCGCGCCTCCGACACCCCGCCGCCACCGCTGCCGGACGACGTGGTCGCCGCCACCAGGGCCAGGTACGTCGAGGCGTACGAGCGGATCACCGGCCGTTCGTTCGCCGAGTGGCCCAGCCCGGAATAA
- a CDS encoding ABC transporter substrate-binding protein: MRAPGLILAVTAALAVACAPADQPAPPTNQVDGVDCTKDKLATLTSGKITFGTDQPVYEPWFVDDDPANGKGFESAIAYALADELGYAKTDVVWTRVPFLAAIQPGKKTYDMDLNEFSITEERRQAVDFSAPYYDVDQVVITLKSAKAASVKTLAELKAVKIGAQVGTTSYEAALRLQPEEDVAVYNTNEDAKAALRAGQIDALVVDLPTAFYITSAELEDGVIVGQIPRGDGKPEQFGIVLDKGSPLTACVSTAVENLRADGTLAKIEEEWLSAAGTAPELK, translated from the coding sequence ATGCGCGCACCCGGACTGATACTCGCCGTCACGGCCGCCCTCGCGGTCGCCTGTGCCCCCGCGGACCAGCCGGCGCCGCCCACCAACCAGGTGGACGGCGTGGACTGCACGAAGGACAAGCTCGCCACGCTGACCTCGGGCAAGATCACCTTCGGCACGGACCAGCCGGTGTACGAGCCGTGGTTCGTGGACGACGACCCGGCCAACGGCAAGGGCTTCGAGTCGGCCATCGCCTACGCGCTGGCGGACGAACTGGGCTACGCGAAGACCGACGTGGTGTGGACGCGGGTGCCGTTCCTCGCCGCCATCCAGCCGGGCAAGAAGACCTACGACATGGACCTGAACGAGTTCTCCATCACCGAGGAGCGCAGGCAGGCGGTCGACTTCTCCGCGCCGTACTACGACGTGGACCAGGTCGTCATCACGCTGAAGTCGGCCAAGGCCGCCTCGGTGAAGACGCTGGCGGAGCTGAAGGCGGTCAAGATCGGCGCGCAGGTCGGCACCACCAGCTACGAGGCCGCGCTGCGCCTCCAGCCGGAGGAGGACGTCGCGGTCTACAACACGAACGAGGACGCCAAGGCCGCGCTGCGCGCCGGGCAGATCGACGCGCTCGTGGTGGACCTGCCGACCGCGTTCTACATCACGTCCGCCGAACTGGAGGACGGCGTGATCGTCGGCCAGATCCCGCGCGGCGACGGCAAGCCCGAGCAGTTCGGCATCGTGCTCGACAAGGGCAGCCCGCTCACGGCGTGCGTGTCGACGGCGGTGGAGAACCTGCGTGCGGACGGCACGCTGGCCAAGATCGAAGAGGAATGGCTGTCCGCCGCGGGCACCGCACCCGAGCTGAAGTGA